A genomic window from Streptomyces broussonetiae includes:
- a CDS encoding DUF3068 domain-containing protein, with the protein MRRKASLVLLACAVFCAALSPLMRWYAFPRLARIPANQYQDMVLEAKDATLLDYGTMHAKKVPKVTIVQTLKGNVEAAKKIERTAGRPVVVWDSLSYVQGPDGKMVSKIPERYIFDAHTQDPVHATGEMVDGDPVTRQGIEFKWPFLTQKRDYEYFDAQTRTTSPIHYKGTQTFRGLMVYYFEQTIPWTKVPMPKSMPVQGITPETVARTGTTRWYSTVRKFWVEPVTGAPVYGEELHQEELRGGTLLGGRAKVTAFAGDVKMREDYIEHTVALVKHNRTLVLMLTSYVPWGSLILGVLLLALSLYLEARSRRPRDPAPTQSPEPEPVNA; encoded by the coding sequence ATGCGCCGCAAGGCAAGCCTGGTCCTGCTCGCCTGCGCCGTCTTCTGCGCGGCGCTGTCCCCGCTCATGCGCTGGTACGCCTTCCCGCGCCTGGCCAGGATCCCCGCGAACCAGTACCAGGACATGGTCCTGGAGGCCAAGGACGCCACCCTCCTCGACTACGGCACCATGCACGCCAAAAAGGTCCCCAAGGTCACCATCGTGCAGACCCTCAAGGGCAACGTGGAGGCCGCGAAGAAGATCGAGAGGACGGCGGGGCGGCCGGTCGTCGTCTGGGACAGCCTGTCCTACGTCCAGGGCCCCGACGGCAAGATGGTCTCCAAGATCCCCGAGCGCTACATCTTCGACGCCCACACCCAGGACCCGGTGCACGCCACCGGCGAGATGGTCGACGGCGACCCGGTCACCCGCCAGGGCATCGAGTTCAAGTGGCCGTTCCTCACGCAGAAGCGCGACTACGAGTACTTCGACGCGCAGACCCGCACCACGAGCCCCATCCACTACAAGGGCACCCAGACCTTCCGCGGCCTGATGGTCTACTACTTCGAGCAGACCATCCCCTGGACCAAGGTCCCCATGCCCAAGAGCATGCCCGTCCAGGGCATCACACCGGAAACGGTCGCCAGGACGGGCACGACCCGCTGGTACAGCACGGTCCGCAAGTTCTGGGTCGAACCGGTCACCGGCGCCCCGGTCTACGGCGAGGAACTGCACCAGGAGGAGCTGCGCGGCGGCACCCTGCTCGGCGGCCGCGCCAAGGTCACGGCGTTCGCCGGGGACGTGAAGATGCGCGAGGACTACATCGAGCACACCGTCGCCCTGGTCAAGCACAACCGCACCCTCGTCCTGATGCTCACCTCGTACGTCCCCTGGGGCTCCCTGATCCTCGGCGTCCTGCTGCTGGCCCTCTCCCTCTACCTGGAGGCCCGCTCCCGCCGCCCCCGGGACCCGGCCCCCACGCAGTCGCCGGAGCCGGAACCGGTCAACGCCTGA
- a CDS encoding SPW_0924 family protein, with translation MRALIAAATGFALALALVLTISAMGSPSGRTSPKPLLTTVPSHP, from the coding sequence ATGCGCGCACTGATCGCCGCTGCGACCGGTTTCGCCCTCGCGCTCGCCCTGGTCCTCACGATCAGCGCGATGGGCTCGCCGTCGGGCCGGACGTCCCCCAAGCCGCTGCTGACGACGGTGCCCTCGCACCCGTAG
- a CDS encoding lytic transglycosylase domain-containing protein, translating into MAAHFGRRLRKGAATTAVAAAAVAALSASQAPGATGRDHSRQTTAGASTPVPGAASEGNATGNSPYYTDLPPLNSPNPSPGPSSSPTAGTPVVQGDAEAGIPATVLDAYKKAEAELRSSKPGCNLPWQLLAAIGKVESGHADGGRVDADGTTLTPILGPVLDGNGFALIKDTDHGAYDGSAEYDRAVGPMQFIPSTWAWAGRDGNGDGKKDPNNVYDAALAAGHYLCRNDWDLSGEDGLHSAILSYNDSQDYLNTVLSWLEYYRKGTYSVPDGSGSVPGRRSDDGTRHTESPTPTPPKPPKNKPTPKPGGGSGSPGPTPSKPPAPTPTPTPTDTVDHLQDAGTTQLTAMAGDAFTERISTRAETKAGKSVAKVRIRFTISGDTDTTFTGGEKVATVATDAQGVALAPALRAGEKTGDFKVTTAVVGRSAKGVDYTATVTARVADTLTRTSDTPLTCTPGGEFADQVQVKATYKGAVADKVAATATLIKSPLDTSENDKGPYFKDAKGKTVRTLTGLQTDGKGLLTLPKLYADDNTGTFLLRITTTGGTTLTVELNVAAADTTASPSPSPSPTSSASS; encoded by the coding sequence ATGGCGGCGCATTTCGGCAGGCGGCTGCGCAAGGGGGCGGCAACCACCGCCGTGGCCGCGGCGGCGGTCGCGGCTCTGTCCGCGTCCCAGGCACCGGGAGCGACCGGCCGGGACCACAGCAGACAGACGACGGCCGGCGCCTCCACGCCCGTCCCGGGCGCGGCCTCCGAGGGCAACGCCACCGGCAACTCCCCGTACTACACGGACCTCCCGCCGCTGAACAGCCCCAACCCCAGCCCGGGCCCCAGCTCCTCGCCGACCGCCGGAACCCCGGTCGTCCAGGGAGACGCGGAGGCCGGCATACCGGCGACGGTCCTCGACGCCTACAAGAAGGCCGAGGCCGAACTGCGCTCCTCCAAGCCCGGCTGCAACCTGCCCTGGCAACTCCTCGCCGCCATCGGCAAGGTCGAGTCGGGCCACGCCGACGGCGGCCGGGTCGATGCCGACGGCACCACGCTGACCCCCATCCTGGGCCCGGTGCTCGACGGCAACGGCTTCGCGCTCATCAAGGACACCGACCACGGGGCCTACGACGGCAGTGCCGAGTACGACCGGGCCGTCGGCCCCATGCAGTTCATCCCGTCGACCTGGGCCTGGGCCGGCCGCGACGGCAACGGCGACGGCAAGAAGGACCCCAACAACGTCTACGACGCCGCCCTCGCCGCCGGCCACTACCTGTGCCGCAACGACTGGGACCTCTCTGGCGAGGACGGGCTGCACAGCGCGATCCTCAGCTACAACGACTCGCAGGACTACCTGAACACGGTCCTGAGCTGGCTGGAGTACTACCGCAAGGGCACCTACTCCGTCCCCGACGGCAGCGGCAGCGTGCCCGGGCGCCGCAGCGACGACGGCACCCGGCACACCGAGTCCCCGACGCCCACGCCGCCGAAGCCGCCGAAGAACAAGCCCACCCCGAAGCCCGGGGGAGGCAGCGGGAGCCCCGGCCCGACCCCGTCGAAGCCGCCCGCCCCGACGCCCACGCCCACCCCCACCGACACCGTGGACCACCTCCAGGACGCGGGCACCACCCAACTCACCGCGATGGCCGGCGACGCCTTCACCGAGCGGATCTCCACCCGCGCCGAGACCAAGGCCGGCAAGTCCGTCGCCAAGGTGCGTATCCGGTTCACGATCAGCGGCGACACCGACACCACCTTCACCGGTGGCGAGAAGGTGGCCACGGTCGCCACCGACGCCCAGGGCGTCGCGCTCGCCCCCGCGCTCCGGGCGGGAGAGAAGACCGGCGACTTCAAGGTCACCACGGCCGTCGTGGGCCGCTCGGCCAAGGGCGTCGACTACACGGCCACCGTCACCGCCCGCGTCGCCGACACCCTGACCCGCACCAGCGACACCCCGCTCACCTGCACCCCGGGCGGCGAGTTCGCCGACCAGGTCCAGGTGAAGGCGACGTACAAGGGCGCCGTCGCGGACAAGGTCGCGGCCACCGCCACGCTGATCAAGTCGCCCCTCGACACCAGCGAGAACGACAAGGGCCCCTACTTCAAGGACGCCAAGGGCAAGACGGTGCGCACCCTCACCGGCCTGCAGACCGACGGCAAGGGCCTGCTCACGCTGCCGAAGCTGTACGCCGACGACAACACCGGCACCTTCCTGCTCCGGATCACCACCACCGGCGGCACGACGCTCACCGTCGAGCTGAACGTCGCCGCGGCCGACACCACGGCGAGCCCGTCGCCGAGCCCCTCGCCCACCTCCTCCGCCTCGTCCTGA